A stretch of DNA from Polyodon spathula isolate WHYD16114869_AA chromosome 4, ASM1765450v1, whole genome shotgun sequence:
TCTTAAGCTCCACACCACACTTGATCTTAAAGTCCCTGGTGAATTACATCATATCTAATGAGCCAGATTTCATCTCTCCTCTAGTTTTCATTACCACTCAAGTGATCATTCTTTGTTGGTGGTGGAAAAAAACAGAGCTGACAGCATTGCTGAGACAATGAGATGACAGAAGCCTGCAAAGTGTCTGTATGCTCAGATGGCTGATACAGTGAAATATAAGAGGTCATTTGTATACTCTTGGGCTTTCATTAGAAACACAGCCCTTGACAGACAGATGCATATCTTATATTGTAATGTGACCTGGACTGCATAACTGTATCTAATTTACACTTACCAGCTGAAAAGACAGCATTTGTGTGAGTTGGTTGTGAAGAagtgtcagttttttttaaatgttttaattagaaGTCTTCACATCTGCTTTATGGGCCTATGtaatatatctgaaacaaaaacacattggaaatatgaaaaaaacataaagtgcccagccatttaaaatggcaatatcaaaaacacaagccaagtttcaagaaaccaccggggcaaccttggccagcaccaagcaaataggcacaactgtaaaagtgaTAATGGTTAAGGtagccccaattgtttctactaacttggcttgtgtttttcaggcacaataaaagcagatcaaacTTGCATCAAGtttctgttgaaagggttaagatgtgaatctgtgtagagTAGCAGTTATGTAGCTGGAGTAGAGGTATgcctagttagggttcaaatattgccttatatagatatatattcaaggtaaatttgactcggcacaatcaaatgagcaagcaggattcgggagtggatttagcacaatgcattgtcttcaagttgtacggcaagttattcaaaccagcaacgagtacgATCTACCACAttgcttgggattcatcgactatgaaaaaccctttgactctgtttacacaagatctgtattaagctctcagaaaaaacaaggaattgagaaaacgtacagagacttgatcagcaccatatacaagaatgccacatccacagttttaaaaagaagTTCATCAATgagatacaatttccccagaGCTCTTCatggccaccctagaagacattttcaaaacactggattgggaaaataagggtCTAAAGATCAGTAGAGCCTATGTGAATCACCTACGATTTCCTGATGACATCCTTCTATTTGCaacgtgcccagaagaattacaaacaagaatacaagaactacacgagGCCAGCATCAAagtgggtttgaaaatgaacctgaagaagactcaagtcatgttcagtaatataccactccacaggcaattgaagtcaatgggatcaagcttgaataagtcaataactatgtatacttaggacagttagtttcagcaacggagaaccaaatgtgcaaaatcaacagaagaacaaaaataggctggagtgcctttggaagattaagcacgGTTCTGAAaaggaaactacccttatgcctctaGAGAAAAGTCTTCGACCAgtgcgtgctgccagtgctaacttacagaTGTGAGACCTGGACCCTCAGTGCAAAAattactcaaaaattacaaacagcTCAACAGAAtggcaaaaatatatttttttgcaggcaaagGTTCCATTTTAGAAcataaacaaatcatttaatataaacagacgtcacaataagtgcattccctagtatacttccatgttgacaaaatagGTTAACTGTCATTAAACTCatatgtcctgtaatatacatgcATGgctaaaagtgcctggggtctgcaaaaaactgaagaaaaaggaggaaatttttaccttactttgatgatttatttctcttactgtatggcAGGTAttgattgactttttttttctacattttacctAAGAGTGCTGGGGGAACTAcagattaaaagtgaaatggtgcttttgcgCTAATACCCTAAAAACTATCATTGCTGTACTGAAAAATAcgtgtaaactatccttgctctATAGAGTCTCTGGCAGTAACTCTCACTGATAACTTGGTGCGAGATACTACAGTTGGTGATTGGTCCCATTTAGAAACAGCGACTGTGTTTAGATTGGCAAGCAAAGCCACCTATAAATCAGAAAAAATGCTatcattttctgattttaaatgtggtattacatacagtaatatttGGTCTTGTATATTACAGACACACATCAAAGTTTCGGGAAACTGTCAAAGAAGAAACCCAAAGGCACAAAGCTCCAAACAAAACCATGGGACCAGTTAAAGTAGATGTCCCTTCTCCAGAAAAGTTCTTGCAGAAACACTCAAAGGAACCAAAACTTGCTGACAGTAAGCCATTGCTAATGAAATGATAGTAAACAGTTTGTGTATTAATGTAAGATAGAGTGCTTAGCCAGGAGCTCTGCTTCCTATAAAAGGAATATCTGGATTTCCTGACCCCtgaatgtaaaatgcattttgtaaacaaaacaaaaataataaactgatccatgtttttgttttcactgaaacacagaaacagttaATCAGACAGAATGACATAATTTTTTAGGTATTAGagtaaattaaaaactgtttttcaatATTCCAACAAATTCAGATCAGGGGAAAATAACCTCAGAATTACTGACATatgttacattatatatttaaaccaATTATCCTGAAGTTTTACctgttaaaaaatattgataataCTGCACAAAAATTGAGGGCAAGGCATAGCCCTAATGGAAAGCAGATGGTGTTCTGTTAACCACAGAGCAGTGGTCTTCAAAGCTGTTGCCATGGACAGAGTTGTGCTTGTGAGAGTGGAGTGCCCACAATGCCAACTGGCATAATCTGGATGACTGCAATACTGAAACAGCAGTAGAGCAACTACAGGCACTGCCACCTACTACTCCTTGCTCGCAATCTCTGCTTTTGTTCCATTTGATAAGGCCTTTTAATTGTATCTTTTGAAATAAGTAGTTTGATCAATGCCAAGACCATATAAAATGCTCTTTACTTTATGAGAAATTTGCAGAAGAGCCCATGATCAGTAATTCTTGAGGACCACTGATGTAGAGTAATCCCCCATGTACGAGAGATCTGCGTGTATCTCtcgaaaagtaattatttttcgTTCTTTACAGCTACTGAAGGTGGACTACttggtaaatatatatttacaatactaAAGCTCATTTTGTtagttaatataattatttaaagatacatacaacaaaaagaaaagtagaaTTTGGCAACAGGTTAGTATGTTTAGTTATTTTGGTAGTATTTACTTATGAGCTGCTTCTGAAAATAATATCAAAGACCAGAATGAGCAGATTCCAAGCCGTGCGGCTCATCATTGATTGCGCTGTCTTAAACTCAAGTCTGTATTCGGGGCTTTTAAAAGGAGAACAGAGATAGAAAAGGAGATGATTGTATTGATTTTACAGAGAAACCATTAAAAAAGCTGTGTGGTGATCAGAAGAAACCTCGATTACCACTCAGAACTGATCACCCAGTCATGGGGATTCAGACCAAGAAGAACTTCATCAAAACCAACGCCGTTGAAACTATTATGTCAGTGCCAAAGAAGCCCCAACCAAACTATGTGGACACAAGAAGAGGAGACAAGCAACTTCTGGACACTTCAGGGCTTGTTCCAAAATTCACAAATAAAAAGGTATGGCAGTACAATAATTATTGTGATGTTGATTGGCAACTCCAGAGAACAAGAAATGCATATCTTTCGATAATTCAGATTTGGCTTTCCCCTTTTCTAGAAACATTGAAATGATCTTTAAAATAACAGTGCATTTACAATATTCATCCAGCAGATGGTGATATACAAGTAAAAAGTGAAATCTGCATTTTGTGAACTCAAAACACCTTAACATCTTAATTGGTAAAGCTGTTTAAGCCATATTATGCAACATTTCTAATTACAAGTAACAACAGCATAGTTCTCCAGCCTTTCATACCATTAATTTCTCAATGTCTGGGGTTGAATCTGGCACAGgttgtccaaataaaaaaaaagtcaaggttTAGTCATAAAACATGCATCCTCATATAGAGAACTCTTATCATTGCACAGTTCATGAACGGTTAAAATAAAATTGAGATGATAACCACATGCAATCTGACACGTCAGTAGGAGGCTAGAAGTGTATGATAACAGTTTGGTGACGATTGGTGCAAAGTCAAGGTAGTTCTGGTTTTCACCATGTAGATGGACAGACACACATGACCAGTGCATAAGggttcctgtttttttaatgagatCCCTAAATAAAAACCCTAAAAAAGACACCCAAGATTTGGCTCTATTAGCCAACTGGACTGTATTGCAGGGGGTTGTTCACTTATTAGAATGCAGGATTGAGATTTTGATCATCTGTAGAGAGAATAATCCCAACGTTTTAATTAACTCGCTTTGCAAGccaccaaaatgtttttttttttttcctttgccatTTACTTACTTTAATGATCACCATCTGTATATTTAATCAAGCTATTAATGTACTCTATTTGATGTGAAAAGGACAGAGTGACAATGTTATAATAAAGAGGTCTAGTAATAATAAACAAGCCATGTTAGCACTGCTTTTCTTCACTTATATCTTTATACAAGAAAGGGAgcaaatcactttcatgaatatAGTGTGAATCCCTCAGGAGGTAACACAGTCTCTGCCACCTCTACAGTATGTATTTAGAATGTAAGCAATTCTGTCATTGTTCTTTCTAATGGGGGTTAACTGCCATCTGTCATACAAGCAACCATTTTATCAGCTTACATTGCTTGGATTGTAACTTCATTAAGTCCTGAAAACCAAATGTAAAAATTTGCTTTTTTGTCATTCACTGTGCCTTACAAAATATTAAGATTGTATCCCTTGAATAATATTTGCTTTAATGCATGCCCCCTGCAGGACTATGGACAGACTCCTGAATATCTGATAAAGCGAAATGAAGAGGTGCAGAGGGCCCAGGAAGAGTATGATGCATATATAAAGGAGCGGATTCGACAAGGATCAATGAAGCAGCTCTCTGATGAAGAAAGGGATGCAGTTCTCCAGGTAAGCTAATAATAGCATCTCATAGCCCTTATCAAAGTTGCCATGGTAatcttgcagttttcccatggttatacattAGCATCATtgaccatagtttaccatgtttttaatatgctttgatATACCTAGTCTCTGGACTTTAGAATGATTATCTGTTCTTTGGGATGtgttcacaatgctttattacactttgctatgcttctactgtgaaaagcaatgtgtgtgcgtgtgtgtcttgtgtgttcAAGTGCTGGGGTTGAATCTGgcgtgcatgtttgtgtgtgtgtgttaatttttgTGCGTGTGCACACATGTGCACGTTTGAAAGCAGCATAAccttttttattcatatttagaacagcatttatgttttttcttttttttttcagaataaaaacatacagtaccagtattGATATTTTCATACAATATTGGAAAGGTCTTGGAAAGGTCAATATTGGGGATGTCTAAATATTGGCCATGATAATATAAGCAGTATATTAGTTGTATGTGATATGTAGGTTCTcattattacatttaatatgagcctgaaaatgaagaaaatgtgaAGGAGGAGTAAGAATGTGTGAGCAGCACATCCACAGGACCTTGCCCCCTCCCACAGGACCTTGCCCCCTCCCACAGAACCTTGCCTCCTCCCACAGGGCCTTGCCCCCTCCCTCAGAACCTTGCCCGCTCAAACAGAACCTTGCCTCTTCCCACATGCTCTGCCACTGGGAACTGAATCAAGAAGCAACTTGCAAGGCTCCAAATTTGAGTCAAATGGGCATCAAGTGGTTAAAGAAGTCTGTTTAAAACAATAGTTATTAGTATTCTCGTTGTCAATCAATGcattgattgtaaaaaaaatacagtaaaataattattattgcaGGAGTGTTTCTTAATAGAGTTGCCAAGatctagatttatttttatgatgaAAATAAGATGTGACTGATGCATGTTTTCTGTATTGATGTCAGGGTCTAAAGAAGAACTGGGGGGAGCTCCATCACCAATACCAGGGCATCTCTGTAGTCACTGACACAACACCAAAAAAGTACCGCAAGGAAAGACTGGAGACAGAGATGAAACAGCTGGAGAAAGACATTGATATGATTGAGAGACACAAAACGATCTACATTGCAAATAAATGACTTTCCAGAGGGTTCTGTGTTAAATAAGTGTCGTCATGTGTAATAATAAATCATAGaatctaaattaaatacattttcttttaaataaatgataccACCTATTGTTACAGTCAagtatattttagaaatttgcaTACTGGTTGTTACATAGATACTGCAAGTGGGAACCAGATGAACCATTATTTATAACCATGTTTTCATTGTATTCTCTTTCTCTAACATTGGTTAGCCAGTGGTATGCAACCAACAAATGACTACACAGGGGATGCAATCAGTAACATATTAGTCCCATTAATAAACTGAATTCCTTGAATCTGCTCTTGGATGTTATTGTCCAGCCACAATTTGGCAATGTGTACTGCTTACACAGCCAATTTTAGAGGAGAAATCTCAGAATGGAGCAAGATAACCAGTGGAgcaccatagggatcagtattaggtcctctgctcttcctaatcaacattaatgacttggattctggtatagtaagcaaacttgttaaatttgtagatgagtggcaaacactgttgcagcagcaatggtcattcaaaatgatctagacagcattcagaactgggcaggcacacagcaaatgacatttaatatagaaaagtgtaaggtactgcacgcaggcaataaaaatgtgcattataaataccatataggaGACACTAAAattgaatctatgaaaaagatctaggagtttatgttgactcagaaatgtcttcatcta
This window harbors:
- the LOC121314130 gene encoding enkurin-like isoform X2 encodes the protein MTDMFPAESIYNLIPREEVKVTKQPRHTSKFRETVKEETQRHKAPNKTMGPVKVDVPSPEKFLQKHSKEPKLADKKPLKKLCGDQKKPRLPLRTDHPVMGIQTKKNFIKTNAVETIMSVPKKPQPNYVDTRRGDKQLLDTSGLVPKFTNKKDYGQTPEYLIKRNEEVQRAQEEYDAYIKERIRQGSMKQLSDEERDAVLQGLKKNWGELHHQYQGISVVTDTTPKKYRKERLETEMKQLEKDIDMIERHKTIYIANK
- the LOC121314130 gene encoding enkurin-like isoform X1, with product MTDMFPAESIYNLIPREEVKVTKQPRHTSKFRETVKEETQRHKAPNKTMGPVKVDVPSPEKFLQKHSKEPKLADTTEGGLLEKPLKKLCGDQKKPRLPLRTDHPVMGIQTKKNFIKTNAVETIMSVPKKPQPNYVDTRRGDKQLLDTSGLVPKFTNKKDYGQTPEYLIKRNEEVQRAQEEYDAYIKERIRQGSMKQLSDEERDAVLQGLKKNWGELHHQYQGISVVTDTTPKKYRKERLETEMKQLEKDIDMIERHKTIYIANK
- the LOC121314130 gene encoding enkurin-like isoform X3, with amino-acid sequence MGPVKVDVPSPEKFLQKHSKEPKLADTTEGGLLEKPLKKLCGDQKKPRLPLRTDHPVMGIQTKKNFIKTNAVETIMSVPKKPQPNYVDTRRGDKQLLDTSGLVPKFTNKKDYGQTPEYLIKRNEEVQRAQEEYDAYIKERIRQGSMKQLSDEERDAVLQGLKKNWGELHHQYQGISVVTDTTPKKYRKERLETEMKQLEKDIDMIERHKTIYIANK